The Streptomyces sp. BHT-5-2 genomic interval GCCCGCTACCTCCGCGGCGAACCCCTCCACCACCAGGCCAACGCCTGACCCGCACAGGAAACCGGGCACAGAAAAGCGCCGGACGGGCTGGATTCTCTCCAGCCCGTCCGGCGTTCGAGGACCGGGGCCCGGGGCAGCGCCCCGCGCATCCGGGCGCAGGGCCCGGACACCGTCAACCCCGCGCGATCAGCGCCTCCGCACCAACGGGAACGGCAGCGTCTCCCGAATCGACAGACCCGTCAGGAACATCACCAACCGGTCCACACCGATCCCCAGACCACCCGTCGGCGGCATCGCGTACTCCAGAGCCTGCAGGAAGTCCTCGTCCAGCTCCATCGCCTCCGGATCACCACCGGCCGCCAGCAGCGACTGCGCGGTCAGCCGCCGCCGCTGCTCGACCGGGTCGGTCAACTCCGAGTAGGCGGTGCCCAGCTCGGTGCCGAACGCGACCAGGTCCCAACGCTCCGCCACCCGCGGATCCTTGCGGTGCTGACGGGTCAGCGGCGAGACATCGGTCGGGAAGTCCTTGTAGAAGGTCGGCAGCGTGGTCTTCTCCTCGACCAGCCGCTCGTACATCTCCAACACGACATCGCCCCGGCCCATCTCCGGATTGACCGGCACCGAAGCCGACCGGCACAGCCGCCGCAGCACATCCGGATCGGTGTCCGCGTCGACCTCCTCGCCCAACGCCTCCGAGATCGCCCCGTACACCGTCTTCACCGGCCAGACACCCGAGATGTCGTGCTCGACCAGCCGACCGCTCGCATCCGCCTTCCGCGCCGTGGCGCTGCCGAACGCGGCGACCGCCGCACCCTGGATCAGCTCCCGCGTCAGGTTGAGCATCACGTCGTAGTCGGCGAACGCCTGGTACGCCTCCAGCATCGTGAACTCGGGATTGTGCTTGTACGAGATGCCCTCGTTACGGAACGTCCGCCCCATCTCGAAGACCTTCTCCATACCACCCACACAGAGCCGCTTCAGATACAGCTCCGGCGCGATCCGCAGATACAGATCCAGGTCGTAGGCGTTGATGTGGGTCTGGAACGGACGGGCGTTCGCACCACCGTGGATCTGCTGCAGCATCGGCGTCTCGACCTCCAGGTAACCCCGGTCGATCAGCCCCTGCCGCAGCGCCTGCACGGCCGTGCTGCGCGCCCGCACGGTCTCCCGCGCGTCCGGCGAGACGACCAGGTCCACATACCGCTGGCGGACCTTGGCCTCCGGGTCGGACAGACCCCGCCGCTTGTCCGGCAGCGGACGCAGACACTTGGCGGTCAACCGCCACTGCGTCACGAACACCGTCAGCTCACCGCGGTCACTGCAACCGACCTCGCCCTCGGCCTCCACATGGTCACCGAGGTCCACATCCGCAGCGAAACGCTCCAGCAGCTCACCGCCCGCACCCCGGGTCAGCGCGATCTGCAGATCGCCCGACCAGTCGCGCAGCACCGCGAACAGCACCCCGCCGTGATCACGGACCAGCAGCACCCGCCCGGCCACCGTGACGGCCTTGCCGGTATGCTGCCCGGCCGCCAGCTCCCGGTGCTCCTCGCGCACCTGGCCCAGCGTGTGCGTCCGCTGCACACCCACCGGATACGGGTCGGTACCCGCCTCCCGCAGCCGCTCCAGCTTCCGATGCCGCACCCGCACCTGCTCGGGCAGCGCCGCCAGCTCCTGCTCCCGGCGCTCCTCCTCGGTGGCCGGCGGAGCCGCCACCAGACCCAGCTCGTCGAGCGACGGCAGACCCGCCGTGCTCGCCGGGGCCAGCACCCGCTTCTTGTGCCCCTTGCCCCACAGCTTGCCCAGGCTCGGCACCGCCACGAAGCCCTCGGCGATACCCGACGCCATGCCGATCCGGGCCAGCGCACCGGCATCCGCGTAGCACAGGAACCGCGGGTACCACTCCGGCAGATACTTCGAGTTCGAACGGTACAGCGCCTCCAGCTGCCACCAGCGCGAGAAGAACAGCAGCAGCCGCCGCCAGAACTTCAGCACCGGACCGGCACCGATCCGGGCACCCTCCTCGAACGCCGAGCGGAACACCGCGAAGTTCAGCGAAACCCGCCGCACCCCGAGCGCCCCGGCCTGCGCACACAGCTGCGCGACCATGAACTCCATCACGCCGTTGGGCGCACTGCGGTCGCGCCGCATCACGTCCAGCGAGATGCCGTCCTTGCCCCACGGCACGAACGACAGCAGCGCGATCATGTTGCCGTCGGCGTCGAACGCCTCCGCCAGCAGACACTCGCCGTCCTGCTCGTCCCCGAGCCGGTCCAGCGCCATCGAGAAACCACGCTCGGTCTCGGTGTCCCGCCACGCGTCCGCCCGCTGGATGACCTCCTGCATCTCCGCATCGGTCAACTCCGCGTGCCGCCGCACCCGGAACGTCGCCCCGGACCGCTCCACGCGGTTGACGGCCTGGCGGGTGACCCGCATGTCCCGGCCGTCCAGATCGAACTGCGCGACATGCAGAATCGCCTCGTCACCGAGCTGCAGCGCACCCAGCCCCGCACGGGCGAACGCCTTGGCGCCCTCCTCGCTCGCACCCATCACCGCCGGCTGCCAGCCGTAGCGGCCCGCGACCTCCAGCCACGCGTCGATCGCCGGACCCCACGCCTCCCGGTCACCGACCGGATCACCGCTGGCCAGGCAGACCCCGGCCTCCACACGGTAGGTGACGGCCGCCTTGCCGCTGGGGGAGAAGACCACGGCCTTGTCGCGCCGGGTCGCGAAGTAACCCAGCGAGTCCTGGCTGCCGTACTTCGCCAGCAGCGCCCGGATCCGGTCCTCCTCGTCGCCGTGCAGCGCCGCTTCCATCCGCTGCGAACGGAACAGCGCGGCGGCGGCGTTGAGCAGCGCCAGCGCACCCAGCAGCCCCAGCAGCGTGCCGATCCAGTGCGCCGGGTGCCCCTCGACGATCTTGCCGCCGACCAGCCCACCGCACACACGGTTGGCCGCCCACAGCAGCCGGTTGCCACCACCGCGCTCCAACGAACCGGGCGCCAGCGACACCAGGCCCCAGCCGATCAGCACCGCGGCCACGAGCCCGCCGGCCAGCACCAGCGCGGCCCGCAGGAACGCGCCGCGCCGGGTGATCGCGTAGAACTCACGGTGCGACACGAGCAGCAGCACCAGCGCCCCGGCGCACAGCACCAGGGAGAAGCTGAACTCCCAGTACCCCGCCGCCAGGAACAGCGCGTCGGCGAGGACGTTCAGCACCATGTACGCGACCACGAACCACAGCGCCACCCGTTTCCGCGCGGTCATCGCCGCGGCCAGGAGGAAGAGGAATGCGGCATAGGCGAAGTTCGGCGTCACCGGGATGGTGAGCGTGTCCAGCCAGTAGATCACCGAGTGGAGGTTGCGCCGAAGGGGCCCGATCAGTGCCGTCAGGGCACAGAAAAGGCCCAGCAAGCTGAAGACGATGGCGAAGCCATTGGGGACACGGCGCCGCATGCGCCGCCACCCCGTGAGTTGATCCTGGTCCTGCACGGTGCTCATTCCGTCACATTAGGCTCTGAAGAGGGGTCGGCAGACCAACCATGGGGCGCGCGCTCTCCGCCCCGGGTCCCCTGCCGCTGCGACCGGCCGACATTCCAGTCTCCGGCCCCGCCCCTCGGTTGTCTGTCCCTCGCAGGGAGGGTTCGGTGACCACAACCGGGTCACCCACCTGGACCTTGCCATAAAGCGGGCGTAAGTCCGAGTCCGGGTGTGATGTACGCGTCAGAATCGAGATCCGACCGGACGGCCGGCCCGCGGCCCACGGTGAACCGCAGTCCGTAGTCCTTGGTGAAGAACCGCCCGTCACCGGAGTCCACGCCGTTGAGCTCGGCCCGCAGCGTGACCCTGGTGCCCGGCTTCCAGTCCTGCGCCGGCCGCCACACGATCCGCTCCTTGCCGTGACCGGACACCCAGGTCCAGGTCCCCTCGGTGCGGTTGTCGGTGGTCACCTTCAGCCGTTGCTCCACCGCCGCCCGGTCCCGCACCGGGAAGGCGAAGGTGAGAGTGATCGGATCGCGGGCGCCGACCACCCCGTCACGCGGGCGGGGGCTGAGCGTCGCCCGGTTCCGCTTGGCCACCTTCCCGGTGGTCAGCGACTCCTTGGCCTCGCCGGAGGTGCCCTGGACACCCTTCGTCCGGGCGAGCACCGAGTACTTGGTGTCCGGCGCCGCCTTGGCCCGCGACGTCCATATCGTCCCGCCGTGGCTGAACGTGCCGACCAGCTGCCGCCCCCGCGGATCCGTCACTGTCACATCGGTCAGCACCCCGCCGGCCGCACTGACCCGCAGCCGGTCGCCGGCCTGCACCGTCGGATGCCCCGCGGCCGACCCCAGCCCCACCTTCACCGGCCGCGCCTGCGTCGCCGACGCCCGGGCCGCGTCGCACGCCGCGAGCGTGCCGACGCCGAGCACCGGCATCAGCGCGAGGGCGACGCACAACGACCGGGACGGCCGGAACGACCGGGCGGGGCTCAGGCTCATGGGCGGACTTTCCGTCGGTGGAGCGGGGCGGCGGCGATGTCGGCCGCTAAGACGGTCAATCGCAACGGCCCGTTGCGAGGGGTGACGTGATCCATGCCACTTCTTTACCGACCTCCGAAGACTCCGCCCCCTACCCCGCCCACCGCCCCGTTCCGCAACCCACCCCACGCCCACACGCCCACCCAAAAGAACGAAACCCCAGACGAAGGCCCCACCACACCCCGACCGCGCCCCCACCCCACCCCACCCCACCTCTCCATCCCGCCCACCCCACACCACCCCGACCCGGACCACCCGCCCCTCCGCCCCGACTCGACCCCACCCCGAGCCCGCCCCTGCTCCCGCCCGATCCGGATCGGCCCCTCCCGCCCGACGGTGGGCAACCTCGCCTCCGACCCGGAGTCCCCCGGCATCGCCACCTTGCCCCTCACCAGACGCGAGTGCCCCACCCCTACCGCAGGCACCCACCCCCACCCACGCAACTCCTCCCTCCCCTCTTTTCCCTCCCCTCTGTGACCCGCAGTGACCACCTGTTTGGAGCACCCTCCCGCGAACCGGAGTTACCCCGAAATGCGCCAAACTGGCCACCGCTTACCGCCCGTTCGGGCGGCGGTCGAGGAGGTTGTGTGTCCATGGCTGTCTCCATCTCGGTCATCCTCTTGCTGGTGATCCTGGTCGTGATCTTTCTCCGCAGCGGAAAGCTGAAGATCTCGCACGCCGTCGTCTGCGGGCTGCTCGGCTTCTACCTGGCCGGCAGCAGCCTTGCCCCCGACATCCACCACGGCCTCGCCGGCGCCGCCGACGTCGTCAGCAGCGTCCGCCCGTAGCGCCCCTCCATCCACCCTCACCCCTGGCAAGAGCCCCGCCACGCTCTGTAATATCCCGGGAACAAATAACTCTCCGTAATCGTTGCCGAACAAGGAAGAGGCAGCGGCGCCCGGCCCACAGCAGCCCCCGCCCCACCACCCCGCAGCCCCACCCCACGACAAGACCGACGCCCCGCCCCACTGAACGAAGCGCGCCGCGCCGCCAGAAAAGAGCCCCACCCAGCAGCGAAGCGAAGACCATCTCGCCCCGGACGACGAGCCCCCGCACGACGAAGCCCCGGACACCGCAGAGAGCCGGGCGCAGAGGAGCGCCCCGGACGCCCCGGGAAATGAACGCCCGGAGCTGCCACAGGCCCGCCACGCCATGCCACCCACTCGACACCGACTCGCCCGCCGTCACCCCGCGATGCCACTGCCCCTCGGTGTCACCACCCCGCGGCGTCACCGGCCTCGCAACCTCACGGCGTCACTCCTCAGGGATTCCCTGAATCTCAGGGATTCCCTGAATCCCTCACTCCTCCGGAGATCCCCCACGCGGGATTCCCTCCACGCTGGAGAACACCCCCACCGCATTGGCCACCGGCCGTTCCCTCTCCACCGTCGGATGGTTGCGCACCTTGGCCTCGCCGTACGGGTCCTGGGTGACGAACGTCGAGGAGCCGCCGCCGTCGAGGTCCATCGCCTCCCGCGCGCCGAGCCGCGACATCAGTCCGGCCAGCTCCCGCACGGTGAGGCCCGTCTGGTGCTTCCCCTTCTCCCCGTCCAGCGCCATCAGGAGGAGGGTGCGGCCGCGGTCGGCGATGCCGATCGAGGTCCGCATGGTGACGGCGACGGCGTCCAGGCCGGCGGCCGGGCGGCCGTGGCGCAGCACGGGGAAGCCGCCGACCGCGCAGCGCAGGCGGCCCGGCAGGCGGGCGACGAGGCGGTGGCTGATGAACACCCGCTCGCCGAGGTGCAGGGCCCGCAGGCGTCGCGCGCCCTGCTCGCGGCCGACCAGGACCACCGAGCCCCGTTCGATCACGCCGGTGCCCGGGTGGGCGGCCGCATGGGCGACGCGGCCGTGGCGGATCGTGATCTCGGCGGTGTCGGTGTCGCAGCCGGCTCCGCGGTCGGTGTCCGTGCCGCAGACCGCGCGCTCGCGGGAGACCGCGCCCCAGCGTGCGGTGTAGGCGCCGATGCCGCCCTGCGGGAGGGCGTACTGGTTGAGTCCGCGCAGGGGCCAGGAGCCCTCGTGGCTGCGTACGGTGCCGCGCAGCGTCAGGCGGTCGAGTCGTGCCCGATGGTCGTAGCCGACGGCGAGGACGTCCTTGGTGGTGGCGCCGGGCGGCAGTGCCGGACCGAACCGTTGGCCGTCCGGCACCGCGGCCTTCAGCTCCCGCCCCGACGCCACCGCGGGCCCCACGGAGGAGCCGGTGACCTCGGCCTCGGGGTGCTGGGCCTCGCTGATGTCGAAGAAGTCGCCGTTGACCGCGCCGACCGCGTCCCGGTCGTCGGCCAGTTCGGACACCGGGGCCCGGGCGGCGACCGCGGCCGGGTGGAGCAGGTCCACCGAGACCGCGGGGTCGGAGAGGTTCACGGTCAGCAGGTGGCCGTGGACGATGCCGCGGGGCAGGAACATGCGGAACTCGGAGTAGGTCACGCCGCGGGCCAGGCGCGTCGGGGGCGTCCGCGTGAAGCCGCCGTCGGCGGACGCCCGT includes:
- the lysX gene encoding bifunctional lysylphosphatidylglycerol synthetase/lysine--tRNA ligase LysX, which codes for MSTVQDQDQLTGWRRMRRRVPNGFAIVFSLLGLFCALTALIGPLRRNLHSVIYWLDTLTIPVTPNFAYAAFLFLLAAAMTARKRVALWFVVAYMVLNVLADALFLAAGYWEFSFSLVLCAGALVLLLVSHREFYAITRRGAFLRAALVLAGGLVAAVLIGWGLVSLAPGSLERGGGNRLLWAANRVCGGLVGGKIVEGHPAHWIGTLLGLLGALALLNAAAALFRSQRMEAALHGDEEDRIRALLAKYGSQDSLGYFATRRDKAVVFSPSGKAAVTYRVEAGVCLASGDPVGDREAWGPAIDAWLEVAGRYGWQPAVMGASEEGAKAFARAGLGALQLGDEAILHVAQFDLDGRDMRVTRQAVNRVERSGATFRVRRHAELTDAEMQEVIQRADAWRDTETERGFSMALDRLGDEQDGECLLAEAFDADGNMIALLSFVPWGKDGISLDVMRRDRSAPNGVMEFMVAQLCAQAGALGVRRVSLNFAVFRSAFEEGARIGAGPVLKFWRRLLLFFSRWWQLEALYRSNSKYLPEWYPRFLCYADAGALARIGMASGIAEGFVAVPSLGKLWGKGHKKRVLAPASTAGLPSLDELGLVAAPPATEEERREQELAALPEQVRVRHRKLERLREAGTDPYPVGVQRTHTLGQVREEHRELAAGQHTGKAVTVAGRVLLVRDHGGVLFAVLRDWSGDLQIALTRGAGGELLERFAADVDLGDHVEAEGEVGCSDRGELTVFVTQWRLTAKCLRPLPDKRRGLSDPEAKVRQRYVDLVVSPDARETVRARSTAVQALRQGLIDRGYLEVETPMLQQIHGGANARPFQTHINAYDLDLYLRIAPELYLKRLCVGGMEKVFEMGRTFRNEGISYKHNPEFTMLEAYQAFADYDVMLNLTRELIQGAAVAAFGSATARKADASGRLVEHDISGVWPVKTVYGAISEALGEEVDADTDPDVLRRLCRSASVPVNPEMGRGDVVLEMYERLVEEKTTLPTFYKDFPTDVSPLTRQHRKDPRVAERWDLVAFGTELGTAYSELTDPVEQRRRLTAQSLLAAGGDPEAMELDEDFLQALEYAMPPTGGLGIGVDRLVMFLTGLSIRETLPFPLVRRR
- a CDS encoding Ig-like domain-containing protein gives rise to the protein MSLSPARSFRPSRSLCVALALMPVLGVGTLAACDAARASATQARPVKVGLGSAAGHPTVQAGDRLRVSAAGGVLTDVTVTDPRGRQLVGTFSHGGTIWTSRAKAAPDTKYSVLARTKGVQGTSGEAKESLTTGKVAKRNRATLSPRPRDGVVGARDPITLTFAFPVRDRAAVEQRLKVTTDNRTEGTWTWVSGHGKERIVWRPAQDWKPGTRVTLRAELNGVDSGDGRFFTKDYGLRFTVGRGPAVRSDLDSDAYITPGLGLTPALWQGPGG
- a CDS encoding phosphodiester glycosidase family protein — translated: MKQLLGKFRTVAALTVAWGVLAGGTAVGATRASADGGFTRTPPTRLARGVTYSEFRMFLPRGIVHGHLLTVNLSDPAVSVDLLHPAAVAARAPVSELADDRDAVGAVNGDFFDISEAQHPEAEVTGSSVGPAVASGRELKAAVPDGQRFGPALPPGATTKDVLAVGYDHRARLDRLTLRGTVRSHEGSWPLRGLNQYALPQGGIGAYTARWGAVSRERAVCGTDTDRGAGCDTDTAEITIRHGRVAHAAAHPGTGVIERGSVVLVGREQGARRLRALHLGERVFISHRLVARLPGRLRCAVGGFPVLRHGRPAAGLDAVAVTMRTSIGIADRGRTLLLMALDGEKGKHQTGLTVRELAGLMSRLGAREAMDLDGGGSSTFVTQDPYGEAKVRNHPTVERERPVANAVGVFSSVEGIPRGGSPEE